Below is a genomic region from Eupeodes corollae chromosome 1, idEupCoro1.1, whole genome shotgun sequence.
aaccatttaaatctgcaggaccagatgaaaTAATACCAGtcgagttacaaaagacttctgacataatttcaccaatccttgaggcaatttttaccaggtatatgttccctcggcattgggagaagttaaagttgcttttatacccaaagcagctaaatgctcccaagtcaatcctaaataTCTACGACACATaaatctatcatcattccttcttagtccttggaaagattgattgatatccatttaagggcaagtatcgatacaagacttctgtcttcgtctaaacatgcctactgtaaaggtaaatcggtggaaacaacATTACCTCCATCATAAAAAGTTCACTGTgtttgctttccttgacatcgaaggtgcctttaacaacgtggacacatctgcaatcacatctgcactaacatctctaaatgtagagatgCTAAATACGTCGGTCATTAACTATaccatcggtaatcagaccgattttaacgtaaggtgtggcagtatggtggactgctttagagaaaggtataaacagggataaatAAAGTCGCAGTGGACtcacaacaacattggccactccgtaattctaaggtacttagaataaattccaaagcacacagactacaccattccccaactataattcgacagaaacttccagatttctatacctaccagatcttttcgGGATTAAAGtatattcttggaggatgagtcaatccatttttacacagatgggtcaaaaacaaaagaaggagttggtggaggtgtgtactctgaacaactgaaattaagtctgtcattccgccttcccaatcattgtagcgtgttccaggcggaacttttggcgataaaagaagtcttgtcttggctcaaagaaaacgcgTGATataaacatctgatatccgtattttctctgatagccaggccgctatcaaatctctggactttgtctctataaactctataacagtccataactgtcaatcatctctaatggagatggcgcaacagtttactattcacctttgctgggtgctgggccatagagacattccaggtaagtgtaaggcagatgaactcgccaggaacggacagtacagcccatccttcCACGTTTgacaagtactggcataccaatcactacttgtaaactgctgctaatgcaagacgatgtgaggagggcaggcaccaggtggaacaacatcaccacgtgtcaagtcacaaaaaacatctggccaactcTGGATtttaaacgttcaaggtgcttgctctaaGGAGAtggcatataagctcgataataggtgtcataactggacactgtctaataggaaagcacgtcaCGAGACTAGGCCTATTCTCAactgacttttgcagaagctgtatggacgaggaagaggaagaaaccgttcttcatcttctctgcacatgccctactctagctcgaaaacgcaagaattacctaggagaattcttctttaacgatcttaacgatctaaatcatatcggtataatcagcctctcacgtttcataAGGACTCAAGCttgttccattgagcttaggaggaagcctcaagattcatgtggtatcacaatgggccattaaactggcctaagtgtgtccgtttccatcctggacagccactataacctaacctaacctagggaccttgaaacgacgagaaatgtcaaaattttcaatttcaattaaaaaatgttgattttgacgAAACCAACTTTCAGATACAACAGTTTTTACCACACGATCTGATGTCTTTAGTCAATCGATGCTATTGTATatgatattgaatttttaaattaacttgatATACATGAAAGGCCATCACCTATTATTCTCTTACGTAATTTGAATCCATCTTTATTATGCAACGGTACACGTTTCGTCGTCAAAAATCATCGATCAAAAGAAGTATTCTGGAAGCAACCATTTGTATTGGAAAGTTTAATGGTAAAGTGGTCCTGTTGGCATGTATTCCAATGATACCATCAGATTCTATACCATACCCTTCAGGAAGTTACAATTTCACAATTTGTTTAGCTTTTGACATGTATAAGTCCTAAGGCTTTTGgtttagatttggaaaatccatgttattttttatgtttcttgTCCACGTGCAGAAAATCCTTCGAACCTATATGTGTAAGCGAAAAAGaggttaacaaaaaatattgtgcacCGATTAGtgctaaattaaattgaatttaaaagaattaagaattcaaaataataaatgttattgttagaagattttaaattaTCCGACCAACCTACctcatttataataattttaactgttacatgttatttactaaaaactttGTAATATACTAAGTTGttacaaatttgaattaaaaaagaggtagggatgcgacccacactgataacttcccatatcatctgtcgatttgccttgcttaatagtttgtaggctttcgtgttctgttaaaaaagttgtcaatagaattattctaagaaaattaaaaactaataacaacATATTCcttatgataaaatagtttgaattcaaaatttatttttcttaatgagatttttaagttgtttaataatttttaagaattttagtttaatttcttaaaaaattttatttgttatgtttttaatttggatgaatgaaataagtttgaagtcaatatcttctattattcacgagatatcgaaaaacgaatattaatttttaccaaatttgtgtatttttttttgtaggttgtattttcttatgaaaaaattgactgttggatttttatacaaaaaagtactaaacgtcgaaaacaacattttctgtgaaataaaataagtttgaagccatttttttaatttgtaaaaagaaatttgagtcgaaagtcaacttttactattgttttgtttttaggtttttattttttgtaaaaaaaaactgtcttatcgatttttttaaattttacggaatattgaaaacaacattgcttacaataaattttttttgaaaataatatcttaatatataaaaattcagtgtcatatgtatgttcccagtgaactcttcaccaagtcaaccgatttcgatgaaagttggcattttatgtttaatttggtctaacttaagatataggatagtttatatttcgagtaatggtctaaattgtttacatatgtgttgcaaatgaaaatatactttatataaaatctacttttctaattatatatgatcaataggttttctgaaatatattttgactttgaaatacaattttttattaccTTCAAGCTACATCGGTAGTCCACGAAACGTGCAAGAATACATTCAGGACGCGATGATTTATGTCCGTCATTACGGACGTCCagatttgtttataacatttacGTGCAATCCAAATTGGGAGGAAATGCAAACTTTATTATTACCAGGTCAACAGTCGATACATCGTCACGGCATTACTGCACgagtgtttaaacaaaaattaaaatccttaattgattttattgtaaaatattcagtCTTTTGCAAAACGTGTTGTTGGTTGTATTCAATAGAGTGGAAAAAGCGAGGCTTACGTCATGCTcacattttaatttggcttgatgttaaaattcgtccagaagaaattgatcaaattattttagccGAAATTCCAGATTCGTCAATTGATCAAGAATTATTTGACATTGTTACAAGTCACATGATTCACGGGCCGTGTGGTGCTTTTAATATGACATCGCCATGCATGGAAAAttggaaatgtaaaaaaaaaaatcctaagaAATTCACGAATGATACTATTACTGATGTCGATGGTTATCCGTTGTATCGCCGTAGAAACGCCGATAACGGTGGtcacacatttaaaataaaacgtcaAATTATAACCAATTAGAAATTGACAATCAATGTGTGGTACCGTACTCACCACTGctctcaaaaacatacaagTCTCATATTAATGTTGAGCTTTTTAGTTCAATTAAATGCATTAAGTACATTTGCAAGTACGTCAATAAGGGCAGTGATTTAGCCATGTTGGGAgtacaaaacataaatgaaaatgacCAAATAGCAGCAACGAAGCTATCTGGCGTATACTTTGTTTTCCCATACACCACAGAGAACCATCTATCCAACATCTTGCAGTGCATGTTGAAAATGGTCAACGTGTATATTTCACTGAAgagaatgttttttaaagagCATTTGAACCACCAAATGATGATGATGCCTTTGGCCTATTCGGAAGAACATTATTGTATACCGATATCCCATGCTATTTTACATGGAacatgtcaacaaaaaaataggtgCCACGTAAAAAAGTAGAACCACATCCTTCTATAGCAGGtatatatttaaagctaagacACTGGGCGACTTTATACAGTACATCCAAAACAACGTGAATGCTActttttgcgtttgttgttgGTCAATGTTCCTGGACAAGtctctttccaatttttacgaaaagttaATGGTCGAGTGTTCAGTACGTATCAAGATGCATGTCGTGAGTTGCAACTTTTAGAagatgacaatcattgggattTGACACTTGCTGATACAGTTTTAACGTCCTCGATTTGTATTCGTCAACTATATGCCATCATATTGACGACATGTTTTCTAACACAGTCATCTATACTGTggggaaaatataaaaactacatgAGTGAAGATATACTATAccgacttaaaaaaacaaaccaatgtCCAAATCTAGATTTATCACCAGATATgtataatgaagcattgatattaattgaaaacttatgtATTATGATCTCAAATTCATCACTTAGTCATTATGGTATGTCATCACCTAATAGTCCAGCTATAGAATTAGTGAATAGCGATTTGCAGCGAgaagaacaatttaatattattgatttagctacaattgttgctaataatgaaccattattaactgacgaacaaaaaaatgtatcaaatcgGATTATATTGGCTCTTGATTTTAactgacgaacaaaaaaatgtatcaaatcgGATTATATTGGCTCTTGATGCTAAacaaagtggtttctttttcttggatgcaccaggtgaaaccggtaaaacatttttgatatcgttgatccttgcgaaCGTATACggtcacaaaagaaaattgcattagcaATTGCATCATCAGGCATACCTGCTACTTTCTGAGATGGTGGTCGAACACATTCTGCTTTTAAGTTACCACTAGATGTCCATACAAATCCAAATGCTATGTGCAACACTAAGAACAGGATTGGAATGGCTATAGTgttacaaaggagttcaatAATAATTTGGGATAAGTGTACCATGGCTCATAAACATtcactcgaagcattaaatagaaCTTTGCAGGATTTAAACAGTAATGACAGACTTTTTGGTGGATCTATTCTACTATTATCTGGTGTTTTTCGGCAAACATTTCCAGTGATTCATGCACCGATTATTTTTCTGCGTAATTTGAACCCCCCTAAACTATGCAACGGTCCACGTTTGGTAATCAAAAAAGCACCGGAAATGTTCTCGAAGCAACAATTTTGGcaggaaagtttaaaggagaaatCGTTCTGCTACCACTCattccaatgataccgtcagattctcCAATACCTTTTAAAAGACTGCAATTTCCTATCCGTTTAGCTTTCGCGATGACTATTAACAAATCACAAGGACAAACAATGTCTATTTGCGGCTTAGACTTAGAGAATCCATGTTTCTCTCATGGGCAATTATACGTGGTCTGTTCACGTGTAGGGAGAccatcgagtttatttgtgttgacaaaagacaggctgaccaaaaatattgttcatcgattggcacttcagtaaactttaactatgattttatttaattaatgttaatcatagtatttattaataaaataaaattaaagatgttatgtaaattagtgttcaattttgtctattaagtccttccttaattacacagccacagcaacgcgtggtcgggtctgctagtattaatatatgaaaagataattgagtcgaaaatcaatttttcaaaatgtttattaatttttgattagttatatttcattttttttttaaactgtctatttaatttttctcaaatttttgacagtgatattttttaaaagatcaaaTTAGTTTAAGGAATATAACTTTAAGTCTTAAGAAgtaatttgagtcgaaaaccaatttttaccaacttttattattttttaaaagttttattttttttttaaactgccaattcgatttttatcaaaatttgtatgaataatgacatcagaaattttaaaaatataaaattagtttaaggctcatatctcaaagttttgaaaagatatttgggtcaaaaatcaattttaccaacctttattaatattttcgtatgtcttttttttgtaaaaaaactgtcaatttgaattttctcaaaattttaccagatgttaaaaacgttttttttcgttgcacaaaattgttttggagatataatcgttttttgttcgtaaattagGTAGATAAATTATATTCTTTCTTCAGTTCTtaagatttatacaaaaaaaccgttaattggaatttctttaaaaatatatttgtttggtatcacctACCACCTCCattatataaagtttattttaagtctctagcgatattggtttttgagaaagttagggttaaccaaaattttcaccagtttttttaaactgctatggtaaaaaacgacccactcaatttttttgagagtcctttctgcatctgtctgccctattatctatataacaaatttttttaaagtcaatatctcttgtagttcttgagctatggataaaaaaaaaaacgtcgcaaacttACGGACGTAAGGGcgtatggacgtacgaatgTACAAAACGCACGCACAGTTTTTATttcgagaaatgtaaacataATTCGTTAAATCGGacacattaaaataatttattatgttaacttaaaaataataaattttaaatttaaattaaactattgatttttgatttacatAATTGAGAGTGCTGCCCCTTCAAATCCCAATCCAGTAAATTTGTTTAGCAGCTTTAACGTTTacgtttgtaaataataaaaaatgttggtgCTCATGTCCGATGTTCTCCTATCGTTCCCTTCAATAGCTTACAGCTTACAATTATTAGGACAAAAAAACGTTAGCCAGGACAACGCGGGGATTTCAATTTTTGGGATTTTATCCTTACACTTACACTAATATTTGTGcatatttttaagtaaacagttaattaatattaaatttaccaTCAAACTAACTAATTTAACGGAGTTATTTGTTGTAAGTCCCAGGCTCGGTTTACGTTGCTGAGACAACTAGATCAATTCAAACATCCACGCTCTTACGATGTCAATTCATAATAACTATGTGGGATTTTTTGGTGTAAtgatcaattaatttttttacaattcatgCAAATAAAAGTTACTGCATTTCACCTGCACAAAAAGGCAGAACTACATAACTACACATATGTCTAAATTTGGTGGTATTAAAACTTACCGCAGCAAAAATCGAAAACCAGTAAAAAGTAAAGCTATTGTCTAAATTACAAAACTAGTCCATGTTGAATATGGGCGCTCGTGACTAATTGCCAATTTTAATAtgcgaataatgtttttagaattttagtgtttgttttttgttcaattacGTAACAGAATTCggaattttttgatgtttttcaaaaaaaatattctttttacttCCAATAAGAAAACATTCTATTTCccctcttaaaaaaaagtaacccatgttaaatttgtatgttacttttattattaatgaTATCATTAAATCTTCATTTGCATTGTTGTGTTGTTACAAATTTGGCTTCCATCCAATTGaataaaatgccaactttagGGTTCGTGGTGTAGtgttattaatttcaatttaaatcctTTTTACATTTGATGTTTGCGGTTTAGGCATTACTTGTAAATTGTACATAAACGAATGTTATGTTTTAAATGGGAAGCTGATATGATGTAGGAGCATTAAAATCGAATCTAGAAACTAAAGGGGAATGTTAACTATACCTTAAGGTCAAGtctttttctgcatttcatttgacatttctcacttTAAACTATTATAAAGATACACAATCGAAAAAGTCGTTAAGGTTAAGCAggcttattattttgaaaataggtGTCTATTGTTTCAATGTGCGTACAATCggaaaaaaattatggaaaaatttgagcaaactgGGTCTGTAGGATCTGTGAAAACACTACGGCATGCTCGTACAGCTCGCactacagaaaatattgctgttatCCACGAGAGTATGGCGGAGGAACCGTCCACCTATCAACTCGTCTTCGTAGCCAACAATTGCACTTCTCATCTCGCTCGTCTTTGATGAAtattatgcataaagacttgAACTTACAAGCTTACAAGTTGCAATTTACTCAAGAACTAAGGCCTCTTGACTATTTCAAGCATCGTCATTGGTCAGAATGGTGGccagaaatggcaacagtggattatcaattttctaaaaaaaacaacttcagtGATGAAGCACTTTGCACCTCAGTggatttatcaatttaattgttttctccTTTAGGTTCATATAAGACCTTGTGTTCAAATTATTAATTAGTGTTACCATTTTTACGCTTAATCTAATTTATAAATACACTTTTAGCCAATATCTCACgaaaaaatacttcaatgttAGCTTGCAGTTCGTCAATGAAAGTGGGTTTGTCGCTATAGACATGAACCTTaacataattttacaaaatatagtCAGGAGGTATGAAATAAACAGGACTATTCTTAATCATTCCAAACAGAAAATAAGCTTAAttgctgaaatcaatttttaagattttcgtTAACCTTTCAAGAGCCCATGCATCAAAAATTCGGCGTTGtggtaggtcgttcggcttcagtcaTTTACAGTAGCTGAATTTTTTAGAACTTCCACATAAATCTTTCCCAGAATTGTTCACTGAATTAAGTAACAGGGGCTTGGTGCGGAATTCAATCACGGAATCAAATTCTTttcgtttcaattttgttttttgtcaagCTCATgacaaaactataaacaaaaaaggctgggatgcgacccacactgataacttcccatcccgtctgtcgatttgtcttaagTTTTAAGGGTTGGGTCAAGAAAGTTAATagttgaattattgttaaacatttttaaattaccaacaatatttttcatgcaAGGGAATAGTTTagttaaaatctagttttgtataggtttttagtcgaaaaccaatttttaaaaatttgagtaacatttcttcaattttaaaaattggatgattgaaattaatttgagagatattaagaatcaatcaatcaaatatcaatttttaccaaatttgcgtactattttttgaagatattatttttttatgaaaaaacggactgttggatttttataaaaaaaactactgaatattgaaattaaagacaatattttcagtttttgaaaggctatttgagtcgaaagcaaatttttaccaaatttcgttcatttttttacgttttttttttgtaaaataactgtctgttcaatattaagtttaacttaatttactttaaatttggcATCACCTAGCATctattactttcttcaaaactccCACAAGTTTTATGTTCCAATTACGATCCATTCACCTGTCCTTTTATCCAATTTTACATTCctcttcattttttctttctttaacttCACTTGAGATAGAGATTCTACCGTCAACCAGGCAAGTAacactttataaaataaactctaattttacataaatatttcttagacattatatttttttctatttcttttcttagGAATTGCTTCTCTTGAAGCACACTTTAGCTTTGCTTCATCGAGCTATCGaacattggtccttcgagacaaatactaataataattattcaatttagaattaattaataatcGTGTACGGGTGGTGTGcggtttttttgattaatttcaattaaaagtgaatattttatgtatatataatatatataggtacatacaaacatatttctCACATGATCCTTAATTAATTACTGTAAAGTTCATAACTGTTTTGTATATACTCACAATATAtactcaattttgtttgtgCGGTGCatcttcttttaaatatatatttttttgctgTCTGCATCAATTGCAGCCATTTCTTTGCAACATAAATGGTGTGGAAGTTTGCATTGTTCATTAAGTTCactgttaaaatatataaatctgcATCACACGTGATTATCGCTCAACGCTATTCTAAAATAGAATCcgtttatttttaacagttattgtgaaattgatttttccttcttattcttttcatttatttcttttctcttttaattttataacttttacacTTCCCTGCTTGAACTTTTGGGTTAAGTGTCATTTtggaacatttttggaaaatagttttaaatacgtattggtttcttaaaatattgaaatggaaGAAACATTAGAAACTCTTTTCATAAAGCAACAGAACTTGATTGAtgacttaattaattttaaaactaattttagtaAGAGTCCTAAGGAGCGTCTAGCTAAGGCCAGTCATCTTAATGGCCGCCTAGAAATATTAGAAAGTTACATGATTTCTTTTCGTGAAAATCATATTAAGCTTTCTCTTCTTtacaaagagaaaaagaaagataaaCCGGACACtacatattttattgaaaaacataatgatGTATTTCAAGACATGTTTTTAGACCTTAAGTCCGACATTGTTGATAGAATTAAGGCAATTTCTTCTTCTGCTGATAAAGAAATTTCATTCAATCATAACACTTCCTTTGGTGATCGTAGTTTAAATGAGGAACGTGGTGTACATCTTCCAATCATTAGTCTTCCCGAGTTCAATGGCGATTATAAGAACTGGATGCAGTTTCGGGATTTATTTACGGGAATGATTCATAATAAACCGGGTCTAGATAGTGCtagaaaacttttttatcttaaaaaatgtgtctTAGGTGAAGCTGAGAAAATTATACACTCTATTCCATGTTCAGCTGCAAATTATGATTCTGCATGGCAAATGCTTTGCGAAAGGTTTGATAAAAAACGTTTTATTATTGAatcgtatttaaaaacattatgtgAACAACCTATTATGCGAAGAGAGTCTTGTGATAGCATAAAGAAACTTCTTTATACTACCAAGGATTGTTTGACTTCAATCCAAAATTTAAAGGTTAAAACCGAATCATGggatgttttaattatttttattctttctcaaaaacttgataatGTAACCCGTAAGAATTGGGAGCGGTTTTTGACTACTAAAAGCTCGCAAAATAGAACTTCTAAATCGAATCAGTCTGGAATAGATTCTAAAGATTATGATCTTCCAAAACTTTTagaattttatgagtttttagaAGATTCTTTTCGATCATTGGAGGCAATTGACTCTAAATCAGCTTCAATTTTTGGTGAAACAAGGGATACATTTTCAAACAATAAACGAGCAAATTATGTAAAAACGTTTCATGCTTCCAATAATACGAGTTCGTGTCCAAGTTGTAATGAACCCCATCTTCTTTATCAGTGTACAAACTTTAAATCACTTACTCATAAAAGTaagatggattttttaaaatctaaaaatctttgtttaaaCTGCTTGTTGCCAGGACATTCTGCTATAAAATGTCGAAGCAAGTTGACATGCCGAAAATGTAATAAAAGGCACAACACAGTTATGCATATTGAGAATTCAAATCATTCATCAAATGACACTGCTGCGCATCCAATTGCTGGttcttcaaatcaaatttcTCATGTATCAACCTATTTGGGTTCAAATTCTACTTCGCAAATACTTCTTGCAAcagcaaaagtaaaaatatccaCTGCTACTGGTGACTTTATTTTTAGAGCCCTCATAGATCAAGGGTCTCAAGTATCGTTCGTTACAGaatattgtgttcaaacatTGGGACTCAAGAAAAATCCTATTCATTGTGTTATAGACGGTATTGGCTCAATGACTTCCGGTGCgtgtaaaaattttgttgagCTCAAGCTTAATTCGTGCATCAATTCCAAATTTACACTACTTGTAAAGGCTTTGGTTATGACTTCAATAAGTAATTATTTTCCTGTTGCAAAACttaattcttcattttatttcgaCATTGGCAACCTAACTCTGGCAGATCCTCAGTTTGCAGAGCCTGGACGCATAGATACACTTCTTGGTGCAGATGTGTTACATGAAATCATCTTTGACGGTATTATCAAGACTACTTATGGCCCATTGGCACAACAAACTCAATTAGGTTGGATCCTTTCAGGACCAATTAAAAACTCGAATCCTCAGAACAGagatgttcaaaatattttgacttttcacaCTCAGGTGAATATAGACAACACTCTTCGAAAATTCTGGGAACTTGAAGAAGTATCTTCAGAACGTGTGCAAACCACTGAAGAAAAAGCTtgtgaaaaatatttccaaGAAACACATTATCGTTCTTCTTCTGGAAGATATATTGTTAGACTTAGAAGACtacccaaattttaaaaactctagtCACAATGCTCGAAAAAGATTCGATCATTTGGAACAGAttacttttccaaaaaatattaagcttaaaaatgaatattataaaTGAAACTCTCATGTAATCTTAATGACCTTTCTGAGTATGGCAACCTTTTTATTCTTCCGCATCACGGTGTTTGGAAAGAGAGCAGTTCTACCACCAAATTGGGTATAGTATTTGATGGCTCATCAAAGCCCCCATTTTCTAAGGCACTCAATGAAGAATTACTACCAGGTCCTATTTTACAAAACGACTTATCTTCTGTCATATTACGATAGCGTGCTTTCTTCGTTG
It encodes:
- the LOC129939948 gene encoding uncharacterized protein LOC129939948 codes for the protein MEETLETLFIKQQNLIDDLINFKTNFSKSPKERLAKASHLNGRLEILESYMISFRENHIKLSLLYKEKKKDKPDTTYFIEKHNDVFQDMFLDLKSDIVDRIKAISSSADKEISFNHNTSFGDRSLNEERGVHLPIISLPEFNGDYKNWMQFRDLFTGMIHNKPGLDSARKLFYLKKCVLGEAEKIIHSIPCSAANYDSAWQMLCERFDKKRFIIESYLKTLCEQPIMRRESCDSIKKLLYTTKDCLTSIQNLKVKTESWDVLIIFILSQKLDNVTRKNWERFLTTKSSQNRTSKSNQSGIDSKDYDLPKLLEFYEFLEDSFRSLEAIDSKSASIFGETRDTFSNNKRANYVKTFHASNNTSSCPSCNEPHLLYQCTNFKSLTHKRHSAIKCRSKLTCRKCNKRHNTVMHIENSNHSSNDTAAHPIAGSSNQISHVSTYLGSNSTSQILLATAKVKISTATGDFIFRALIDQGSQVSFVTEYCVQTLGLKKNPIHCVIDGIGSMTSGACKNFVELKLNSCINSKFTLLVKALVMTSISNYFPVAKLNSSFYFDIGNLTLADPQFAEPGRIDTLLGADVLHEIIFDGIIKTTYGPLAQQTQLGWILSGPIKNSNPQNRDVQNILTFHTQVNIDNTLRKFWELEEVSSERVQTTEEKACEKYFQETHYRSSSGRYIVRLRRLPKF